The Pogona vitticeps strain Pit_001003342236 chromosome 6, PviZW2.1, whole genome shotgun sequence genome contains a region encoding:
- the ARF1 gene encoding ADP-ribosylation factor 1 — protein sequence MGNIFANLFKGLFGKKEMRILMVGLDAAGKTTILYKLKLGEIVTTIPTIGFNVETVEYKNISFTVWDVGGQDKIRPLWRHYFQNTQGLIFVVDSNDRERVNEAREELMRMLAEDELRDAVLLVFANKQDLPNAMNAAEITDKLGLHSLRHRNWYIQATCATSGDGLYEGLDWLSNQLRNQK from the exons ATGGGAAATATTTTTGCAAACCTCTTCAAAGGCCTCTTTGGCAAAAAAGAAATGCGTATACTTATGGTTGGGCTGGATGCTGCAGGAAAGACTACTATATTGTACAAACTAAAACTTGGTGAAATAGTAACTACCATCCCCACTATAG GTTTCAATGTAGAAACAGTAGAATACAAGAACATTAGCTTCACAGTGTGGGATGTTGGTGGCCAGGATAAGATCAGGCCACTCTGGCGCCATTATTTCCAGAATACACAAG GGTTGATCTTTGTGGTCGATAGCAATGACAGAGAGAGAGTCAATGAGGCCCGAGAAGAACTTATGAGAATGTTGGCAGAAGATGAGCTTAGAGACGCCGTCCTCTTAGTATTTGCTAACAAACAG GACCTGCCGAATGCCATGAATGCAGCGGAAATCACAGACAAACTAGGACTGCATTCTCTTCGCCacaggaactggtacatccaggCCACCTGTGCCACTAGCGGAGACGGTCTCTATGAAGGACTGGACTGGTTGTCCAATCAGCTCCGAAACCAGAAATGA
- the C6H1orf35 gene encoding multiple myeloma tumor-associated protein 2: MFGSSRGGVRGGQDQFNWEDVKTDKQRENYLGNSLMAPVGRWQKGKDLTWYAKGKKGDTPVSREEELAAIRRTEEEAMMAALGYKNVKKQPTGLSKEDLAEVCKRDSAERDEKSVDRVMGLGSSRSAGGRMLFSKEDKEAAKLGLSVFTHLRTASGPEILAPKRKPEEEEEEPRPESVSKKSKKKEKKKKKKKKHKKEKKTEKEKRQRKRGSPSSSSSSSDDRARKRQPAPLPSERHPSSSRQAGASLRDSHSSPARGEEKRLSRRQRNSSVSSGGTKEMAKLRGRERRSSKEGASRASPPRDKSQGARKPRQSRSPPARVARRRHDTDSDD, from the exons ATGTTTGGCTCCTCTCGGGGTGGTGTGAGAGGTGGGCAGGATCAGTTCAACTGGGAAGATGTGAAGACGGATAAACAAAGGGAAAACTACCTGG GGAATTCCCTGATGGCTCCCGTGGGCCGGTGGCAGAAAGGCAAGGACCTCACGTGGTACGCCAAGGGGAAGAAAGGGGACACCCCTGTCTCgcgggaggaagagctggccgcGATCCGGCGAACGGAGGAGGAAGCCATGATGGCAGCTTT AGGTTATAAGAATGTCAAGAAGCAGCCAACAGGCCTCAGCAAAGAG GACCTTGCCGAAGTCTGCAAGCGCGATTCAGCAGAACGGGACGAGAAGAGTGTGGATCGTGTGATGGGGCTCGGGAGCTCGAG AAGCGCTGGTGGCAGGATGTTGTTTTCcaaagaagacaaagaagcaGCGAAACTGGGCCTTTCCGTCTTCACG CATCTTCGAACAGCAAGTGGTCCAGAGATTTTGGCCCCGAAAAGAAaaccagaggaggaagaggaagaaccgCG GCCAGAGAGCGTCAGCAAGaaatccaaaaagaaagagaagaagaagaagaaaaagaaaaagcacaagaaggaaaagaaaacagagaaagagaaacggCAGAGAAAAAGAggctctccctcttcctcctcctcttcctcagacgACCGGGCGAG aaaAAGACAACCCGCTCCTTTGCCTTCCGAGCGCCATCCATCATCCTCCCGGCAGGCTGGAGCCAGCCTCCGTGACAGCCATTCATCACCTGCccgaggagaagaaaaaagactCAGCAGGCGGCAGAGGAACAGCTCGGTTTCCTCTGGTGGCACGAAGGAAATGGCCAAGCTCAGAGGGAGGGAACGCCGAAGCAGCAAAGAGGGTGCCAGCCGGGCTTCCCCTCCCAGAGACAAAAGCCAAGGGGCCCGGAAGCCGAGACAAAGCCGGTCCCCGCCTGCGCGCGTAGCCAGGAGGAGGCACGACACGGATTCTGACGACTGA
- the MRPL55 gene encoding large ribosomal subunit protein mL55, which produces MALIRTLRALRLEALSTFRAAPPRIHTSASQLNSNRTSIACIGRQKYARLYPVLLVKPDGSTIHIRYKEPKRILAIPIDSNTLPEAERRARLLKRKAALLQSKQEAVYEDVFNLDDYKKFWKK; this is translated from the exons ATGGCCCTAATCAGGACTCTCAG GGCACTACGGCTAGAGGCTCTCTCCACATTCAGGGCCGCACCTCCCAGGATCCACACGTCCGCCAGCCAGCTCAACTCCAACCGAACGTCCATTGCTTGTATCGGGAGGCAGAAATATGCCCGTCTCTATCCAGTGCTGCTGGTCAAACCTGATGGCTCGACGATCCACATCCGTTACAAGGAGCCAAAGCGGATCCTCGCA ATTCCGATAGACAGCAATACCCTCCCGGAGGCCGAAAGGAGAGCCCGGCTGTTGAAGCGGAAGGCGGCCCTCCTTCAGTCCAAACAGGAGGCGGTTTATGAAGATGTTTTCAACTTGGATGACTACAAAAAGTTTTGGAAGAAATGA